A single region of the Mycobacterium lentiflavum genome encodes:
- the glgB gene encoding 1,4-alpha-glucan branching protein GlgB yields MSRTESRTDRTHLAPDPGDLARLVSGTHHNPHGILGAHEYGDHTVIRAFRPHAQQVVALVGADEFAMEHLEAGLFAVALPFTNLIDYRLKVDYGSGAHVTADPYRFLPTLGEVDLHLFSEGRHERLWEVLGAHPRSFTTADGVVDGVSFAVWAPNAKGISLIGEFNGWTGTEAPMRVLGSTGVWELFWPGFATDGLYKFRVHGADGVVTERADPFAFATEVPPHTASRVTTSEFTWTDADWMTQRAQRNPVFEPMSTYEVHLGSWRPGLSYRQLATELTDYVVEHGFTHVELLPVAEHPFAGSWGYQVTSYYAPTSRFGTPDDFRALVDALHQAGIGVIVDWVPAHFPKDAWALGRFDGTPLYEHSDPKRGEQLDWGTYVFDFGRREVRNFLVANALYWLEEYHIDGLRVDAVASMLYLDYSRPEGGWTPNIYGGRENLEAVQFLQEMNATAHKAAPGIVTIAEESTSWPGVTRPTNLGGLGFSMKWNMGWMHDTLDYISRDPIHRSYHHHEMTFSMLYAFSENYVLPLSHDEVVHGKGTLWGRMPGNNHVKAAGLRSLLAYQWAHPGKQLLFMGQEFGQRAEWSEQNGLDWWQLDEQGFSNGVLRFVRDINAIYRGRPALWSRDTTPDGYSWIDANDSGNNVLSFLRYGKDGSVMACVFNFAGAEHSGYRLGLPSAGRWREVLNTDATDYHGSGIGNLGGVDATEDPWHGRPASALLVLPPTSALWLEPE; encoded by the coding sequence ATGAGTCGAACCGAGAGCCGAACCGATAGAACGCACCTGGCGCCTGACCCGGGCGATTTGGCCCGGCTGGTGAGCGGCACCCACCACAACCCGCACGGCATCCTGGGCGCGCACGAGTACGGCGACCACACCGTGATCCGGGCCTTTCGCCCGCATGCGCAGCAAGTCGTCGCGCTGGTCGGTGCCGACGAGTTCGCCATGGAGCACCTCGAAGCCGGATTGTTCGCCGTCGCGTTGCCGTTCACGAACCTGATCGATTACCGGCTGAAGGTCGACTACGGTTCCGGCGCGCACGTCACCGCCGACCCTTACCGCTTCCTGCCCACGCTCGGCGAGGTCGACCTGCACCTGTTCTCCGAGGGCCGGCACGAGCGACTCTGGGAAGTTCTCGGTGCCCACCCCCGCTCCTTCACCACGGCCGACGGCGTCGTCGACGGTGTGTCGTTCGCGGTGTGGGCGCCTAACGCCAAGGGCATCAGCCTGATTGGGGAGTTCAACGGCTGGACCGGTACCGAGGCTCCGATGCGGGTGCTGGGCTCCACTGGGGTCTGGGAGCTGTTCTGGCCCGGGTTCGCGACGGACGGCCTGTACAAGTTCCGGGTGCACGGTGCCGACGGTGTGGTCACCGAACGGGCCGACCCGTTCGCCTTCGCCACCGAGGTGCCGCCACACACCGCGTCGCGGGTGACGACGAGCGAGTTCACCTGGACCGACGCGGACTGGATGACGCAACGCGCCCAGCGCAATCCGGTGTTCGAACCGATGAGCACCTACGAGGTGCATCTCGGCTCGTGGCGGCCCGGACTCAGCTACCGCCAACTCGCCACTGAGTTGACGGATTACGTTGTGGAGCATGGTTTTACCCACGTAGAACTGCTGCCGGTGGCCGAGCACCCCTTCGCCGGATCGTGGGGATATCAGGTGACGTCGTACTACGCGCCGACATCGCGATTCGGCACCCCCGACGATTTCCGGGCGCTCGTCGATGCCCTGCACCAGGCCGGCATCGGCGTGATCGTGGACTGGGTCCCGGCGCACTTCCCCAAGGACGCATGGGCGCTGGGCCGCTTCGACGGCACTCCCCTCTACGAGCACTCCGACCCCAAGCGCGGTGAGCAACTCGACTGGGGCACCTACGTTTTCGACTTCGGTCGCCGCGAGGTACGAAACTTCCTGGTCGCCAACGCGCTGTACTGGCTCGAGGAATACCACATCGACGGTCTGCGGGTGGACGCGGTGGCCTCGATGCTCTACCTCGACTACTCGCGGCCCGAGGGCGGCTGGACCCCCAACATCTACGGCGGGCGAGAAAATCTCGAAGCGGTGCAGTTCCTGCAGGAGATGAACGCCACTGCGCACAAGGCCGCGCCGGGGATCGTCACGATCGCCGAGGAGTCGACGTCGTGGCCGGGCGTGACGCGGCCGACCAACCTTGGCGGCCTGGGCTTTTCGATGAAGTGGAACATGGGCTGGATGCACGACACGCTCGACTACATCAGCCGCGACCCGATCCACCGCAGTTACCACCACCACGAGATGACCTTCTCGATGCTATATGCGTTCAGCGAGAACTACGTGCTGCCGCTCAGCCACGACGAGGTGGTGCACGGAAAGGGCACGCTGTGGGGCCGGATGCCGGGAAACAACCACGTCAAGGCCGCCGGGCTGCGCAGCCTGCTCGCCTACCAGTGGGCCCATCCCGGCAAGCAATTGTTGTTCATGGGCCAGGAATTCGGCCAGCGCGCCGAGTGGTCCGAGCAAAACGGTTTGGATTGGTGGCAGCTCGACGAGCAGGGATTCTCCAACGGTGTACTGCGTTTCGTGCGCGACATCAACGCCATTTACCGCGGCCGTCCGGCGCTGTGGAGTCGCGACACGACGCCGGATGGCTATTCCTGGATCGACGCCAACGATTCCGGCAACAACGTGTTGAGCTTCCTGCGCTACGGCAAGGACGGCTCGGTCATGGCGTGCGTGTTCAATTTCGCGGGCGCCGAACATAGCGGCTATCGACTCGGCCTGCCCAGCGCCGGTCGCTGGCGCGAGGTGCTCAACACCGACGCGACGGACTACCACGGTTCCGGCATCGGCAATCTCGGCGGTGTCGACGCCACCGAGGATCCCTGGCATGGTCGGCCGGCCTCGGCGCTGCTGGTGCTGCCGCCCACGTCGGCGCTGTGGCTGGAACCCGAGTAA
- a CDS encoding tetratricopeptide repeat protein, protein MTRPRSSIGPALAGAVDLSGLKQRAQQSPSAAGAAGRPTPAGPGTTEVNETNFEAEVLIRSDEVPVVVALWSPRSEACVELVDTLSGLVAQDGGKWALATVNVDVAPRVAQIFGVEAVPTVVALAAGQPLSSFQGSQPADQLRRWLDQLLSATAGKLKGTTGSEDDAEVDPALAQARQQLEAGDFEAAKQSYEALLNTNPDSVEAKGAIRQIDFLTRATAQRPDAVTVADAAPDDIDAAFAAADVQILNQDVTAAFQRLTALVRTTSGDERTRVRTRLIELFELFDPADPEVIVGRRNLANALY, encoded by the coding sequence GTGACGCGTCCGAGATCCTCGATCGGGCCCGCCCTTGCTGGTGCGGTCGACCTGTCCGGTCTAAAGCAACGTGCTCAGCAGAGCCCTTCTGCCGCTGGTGCCGCGGGTCGGCCGACGCCGGCGGGGCCCGGGACCACCGAGGTCAATGAGACCAATTTCGAAGCCGAGGTGCTGATCCGCTCGGACGAAGTGCCGGTGGTGGTCGCCCTGTGGTCGCCGCGCAGCGAGGCCTGCGTCGAGCTGGTCGACACGCTGTCCGGTCTGGTCGCCCAGGACGGCGGCAAATGGGCGCTGGCGACCGTCAATGTCGACGTGGCGCCACGGGTGGCTCAGATCTTCGGCGTCGAAGCCGTGCCGACCGTCGTCGCCCTGGCGGCCGGCCAGCCGCTGTCCAGCTTCCAAGGTTCGCAGCCCGCCGATCAGTTGCGCCGGTGGCTGGACCAACTGCTGTCTGCGACGGCCGGAAAGCTGAAGGGCACAACCGGTTCCGAGGACGACGCCGAGGTCGACCCGGCCTTGGCCCAGGCTCGCCAGCAGCTGGAGGCCGGTGACTTCGAGGCGGCCAAGCAGTCCTACGAGGCGTTGCTGAACACCAATCCGGACAGTGTCGAGGCCAAGGGTGCGATCCGTCAGATCGACTTCCTCACCCGCGCAACCGCACAGCGTCCCGACGCGGTGACCGTCGCGGATGCCGCCCCGGATGACATCGACGCGGCCTTCGCGGCCGCGGATGTGCAGATCCTCAATCAGGACGTGACTGCGGCATTCCAGCGCTTGACGGCGTTGGTGCGCACCACATCTGGCGATGAGCGCACCCGGGTCCGAACCCGGCTGATCGAGTTGTTCGAGCTGTTCGATCCCGCCGACCCCGAGGTCATCGTCGGTCGTCGAAACCTCGCCAACGCGCTCTACTGA
- a CDS encoding acetyl-CoA C-acetyltransferase, translated as MTTSVIVAGARTPIGKLMGSLKDFSASDLGAIAIAGALEKANVPASAVQYVIMGQVLTAGAGQMPARQAAVAAGIGWDVPALSINKMCLSGIDAIALADQLIRAGEFDVVVAGGQESMTKAPHLLMDSRAGYKYGDVTVLDHMAYDGLHDVFTDQPMGALTEQRNDVDKFTRAEQDEFAARSHQKAAAAWKDGVFTDEVVPVNIPQRKGDPLQFTEDEGIRANTTVESLAGLKPAFRSDGTITAGSASQISDGAAAVVVMSKHKAQEMGLSWLAEIGAHGVVAGPDSTLQSQPANAIKKALGREGITADQLDVVEINEAFSAVALASTRELGIDPEIVNVNGGAIAVGHPIGMSGARITLHVALELARRGSGYGVAALCGAGGQGDALILRAG; from the coding sequence ATGACGACATCGGTGATCGTTGCTGGAGCACGGACCCCGATCGGCAAGTTGATGGGTTCGCTGAAGGATTTCTCGGCCAGCGATTTGGGTGCGATCGCGATCGCCGGTGCGCTGGAGAAGGCCAACGTGCCCGCCTCGGCGGTGCAGTACGTGATCATGGGCCAGGTGCTCACGGCCGGCGCCGGCCAGATGCCCGCCCGCCAGGCCGCGGTCGCTGCCGGCATCGGCTGGGACGTCCCGGCGCTGAGCATCAACAAGATGTGCCTGTCCGGTATCGACGCCATTGCACTGGCTGATCAGTTGATTCGCGCCGGGGAGTTCGACGTCGTGGTGGCTGGTGGCCAGGAGTCGATGACCAAGGCCCCGCACCTGCTGATGGACAGCCGTGCGGGCTACAAGTACGGCGACGTGACGGTGCTCGACCACATGGCCTACGACGGCCTGCATGACGTGTTCACCGACCAGCCGATGGGCGCGCTGACCGAGCAGCGCAACGACGTCGACAAGTTCACCCGCGCCGAGCAGGACGAGTTCGCTGCGCGGTCGCATCAAAAGGCGGCCGCGGCGTGGAAGGACGGCGTCTTCACCGACGAAGTGGTGCCGGTGAACATCCCGCAGCGCAAAGGCGATCCGTTGCAGTTCACCGAGGACGAGGGCATTCGGGCAAACACTACGGTCGAGTCGTTGGCCGGCCTGAAACCGGCCTTCCGCAGCGACGGCACCATCACCGCCGGCTCGGCGTCGCAGATCTCGGACGGGGCCGCCGCGGTCGTGGTGATGAGCAAGCACAAGGCGCAGGAAATGGGTCTGTCGTGGCTGGCGGAGATCGGTGCTCACGGAGTCGTGGCAGGGCCCGATTCGACGCTGCAGTCCCAGCCCGCCAATGCGATCAAGAAGGCACTCGGCCGCGAGGGCATCACGGCTGACCAGCTCGATGTGGTCGAGATCAACGAGGCGTTCTCGGCGGTAGCTCTGGCCTCCACGCGCGAGCTGGGAATCGACCCCGAGATCGTCAACGTCAACGGCGGTGCGATCGCGGTGGGACATCCGATCGGGATGTCAGGCGCCCGGATCACGCTGCATGTGGCCCTGGAATTGGCGCGGCGCGGTTCGGGTTATGGCGTCGCGGCGCTGTGCGGCGCCGGGGGCCAGGGCGACGCACTGATTCTGCGGGCTGGCTAA
- the mce gene encoding methylmalonyl-CoA epimerase — MMTTDQVDARQILATSLVTAIDHVGIAVADLDAAIAWYHDTLGMVLVHEEVNDDQGIREAMIAVQDGEPGTAQIQLMAPIDESSTIAKFLDKRGPGIQQMAVRVSDLDALCEHLRSQGVRLVYEAPRRGTANSRINFIHPKDAGGVLMELVEPAS, encoded by the coding sequence GTGATGACGACCGATCAAGTTGACGCCCGTCAGATCTTGGCTACCTCGCTGGTGACTGCGATCGATCACGTCGGCATCGCCGTCGCCGACCTCGATGCGGCCATCGCCTGGTACCACGACACCCTCGGCATGGTCTTGGTGCACGAGGAAGTCAACGATGACCAGGGAATCCGCGAAGCCATGATCGCCGTGCAGGACGGCGAACCCGGCACGGCGCAGATCCAGTTGATGGCCCCGATCGACGAGTCCTCGACGATCGCCAAGTTCCTGGACAAGCGCGGGCCGGGCATCCAGCAGATGGCGGTCCGAGTCAGCGATTTGGACGCTCTCTGCGAGCACCTGCGGTCGCAGGGTGTTCGGCTGGTCTACGAGGCCCCGCGTCGCGGCACAGCGAACTCGCGGATCAACTTCATCCACCCCAAGGACGCCGGCGGCGTGCTGATGGAGTTGGTCGAGCCGGCTTCCTAG
- the nucS gene encoding endonuclease NucS, with protein sequence MRLVIAQCTVDYVGRLTAHLPSARRLLLFKADGSVSVHADDRAYKPLNWMSPPCWLTEEVVGETPVWVVENKAGEQLRITIEEVEHDSSHDLGVDPGLVKDGVEAHLQALLAEHVQLLGEGYTLVRREYMTAIGPVDLLCRDERGGSVAVEIKRRGEIDGVEQLTRYLELLNRDTVLAPVKGVFAAQQIKPQARTLAIDRGIRCLTLDYDKMRGMDSDEYRLF encoded by the coding sequence GTGCGTCTAGTGATCGCCCAGTGCACCGTGGACTACGTTGGCCGGCTCACCGCGCATCTGCCGTCGGCGCGCAGGTTGTTGCTCTTCAAGGCGGATGGCTCGGTCAGCGTGCACGCCGACGACCGCGCCTACAAGCCGTTGAACTGGATGAGTCCGCCGTGCTGGTTGACCGAAGAGGTCGTCGGCGAGACGCCGGTATGGGTGGTGGAGAACAAGGCGGGCGAACAGCTGCGCATCACCATCGAGGAGGTCGAGCACGACTCCAGCCACGATCTGGGTGTCGACCCCGGGCTGGTCAAGGACGGCGTCGAGGCGCATCTGCAAGCGCTGCTCGCCGAACACGTCCAGCTGCTGGGTGAGGGATACACGTTGGTGCGCCGCGAATACATGACGGCGATCGGTCCCGTCGATTTGCTGTGCCGCGACGAGCGCGGTGGCTCGGTGGCGGTGGAGATCAAACGGCGCGGCGAGATCGACGGTGTGGAGCAGCTCACCCGCTACCTCGAATTGCTGAATCGCGACACCGTGCTGGCGCCGGTCAAGGGCGTGTTCGCCGCGCAGCAGATTAAGCCTCAGGCGCGAACTTTAGCCATCGACCGCGGGATCCGTTGTCTGACATTGGATTACGACAAAATGCGGGGAATGGACAGCGACGAGTACCGGCTGTTCTGA
- a CDS encoding adenylate/guanylate cyclase domain-containing protein: MAQRLGRVLERVTRQSGRLQETPAYGSLLLGRVSESQARRRVRIQLILTTFILIANLIGIGVAVLLLAVALPSPSIFTDAPAWITWAVGPGYVAVALALGTFWITHRTTAALRWAIEERAPTLNDERNTFLVPFWLAMGVLVLWGVGTALLTTLYGLVNSLFIPIVGFSVSFCGILVATACYLFTEFALRPVAAQALEAGRVPQRLAPGIMGRTLTVWLLGSGVPVLGIALIAFFALVLRNLTETQLSVAVLIVSTAALIFGFILMWILSWLTATPVRVVRAALKRVEQGDLRGDLVVFDGTELGELQRGFNSMVDGLRERERVRDLFGRHVGREVALAAERDKPKLGGEERHVAVVFIDIVGSTQLVTSQPPTEVVQLLNRFFAIVVEEVDRHHGLVNKFEGDASLAIFGAPNHLDRPEDEALAAARAICSRMTHEMPELEAGIGVAAGQVVAGNVGAKERFEYTVIGEPVNEAARLCELAKSHPGRLLATADTVQGASESESARWSLGETVTLRGHDHPTRLASPERGE, encoded by the coding sequence ATGGCGCAACGCCTGGGACGGGTGCTCGAAAGGGTCACCCGTCAGAGCGGCCGGTTGCAGGAGACACCCGCCTACGGTTCCTTGCTGCTCGGCCGGGTGAGCGAGAGCCAGGCCCGCCGGCGGGTCCGCATTCAGCTCATCCTGACCACCTTCATCCTGATCGCCAATCTGATCGGGATCGGCGTGGCCGTACTGCTGTTGGCGGTCGCGTTGCCGTCGCCCAGCATCTTTACCGACGCGCCGGCGTGGATCACCTGGGCCGTCGGACCCGGATACGTCGCCGTCGCGCTGGCGCTCGGCACCTTCTGGATCACCCACCGGACGACGGCCGCGCTGCGGTGGGCGATCGAGGAGCGCGCGCCCACCCTCAACGACGAACGCAACACCTTCCTGGTCCCGTTCTGGCTGGCGATGGGGGTGCTGGTGCTGTGGGGCGTAGGGACCGCGTTGCTGACGACGCTCTACGGACTGGTCAACAGCCTGTTCATCCCGATCGTGGGCTTCTCGGTGAGCTTCTGCGGCATCTTGGTGGCCACCGCGTGCTACCTGTTCACCGAGTTCGCCTTGCGACCGGTGGCCGCCCAGGCGCTGGAGGCCGGCCGCGTACCGCAGCGGCTGGCGCCGGGCATCATGGGCCGCACGCTGACGGTGTGGCTGCTCGGTTCCGGCGTGCCGGTGCTCGGCATCGCGCTGATCGCGTTCTTCGCGCTGGTGCTGCGCAATCTGACCGAGACGCAACTCAGCGTCGCGGTGCTGATCGTTTCGACCGCGGCGCTGATCTTCGGCTTCATCCTGATGTGGATCCTGTCCTGGCTGACGGCGACACCGGTGCGGGTGGTGCGCGCGGCCCTCAAGCGCGTCGAGCAGGGTGATCTGCGGGGCGACCTGGTGGTGTTCGACGGCACCGAACTCGGCGAGCTGCAACGCGGCTTCAACTCCATGGTCGACGGCCTGCGCGAGCGCGAGCGGGTGCGAGACCTGTTCGGCCGGCATGTCGGTCGGGAAGTCGCTCTGGCCGCCGAACGTGACAAACCCAAACTCGGCGGCGAAGAGCGCCACGTCGCGGTCGTGTTCATCGACATCGTCGGCTCCACGCAATTGGTGACCAGTCAGCCCCCGACCGAGGTCGTGCAGCTGCTCAACCGGTTCTTCGCGATCGTCGTCGAGGAGGTCGATCGGCACCACGGCCTGGTCAACAAGTTCGAAGGCGACGCGTCGCTGGCCATCTTCGGCGCTCCGAACCACCTCGACCGTCCAGAAGACGAGGCCCTGGCCGCGGCGCGCGCCATCTGTAGCCGGATGACCCACGAAATGCCCGAGCTCGAGGCGGGCATCGGCGTAGCGGCCGGACAGGTCGTCGCCGGGAACGTCGGCGCCAAGGAACGGTTTGAATACACCGTGATCGGCGAACCGGTCAACGAAGCGGCCCGGCTGTGCGAGCTGGCCAAGTCGCACCCGGGTCGATTGTTGGCGACCGCGGACACTGTCCAGGGTGCGAGTGAAAGTGAAAGTGCCCGTTGGTCTTTGGGTGAGACTGTGACACTGCGTGGACACGATCACCCCACCCGGCTGGCTTCGCCCGAACGCGGCGAGTAG